In the genome of Cupriavidus malaysiensis, one region contains:
- a CDS encoding LysR family transcriptional regulator, whose product MARRPTIEQLRMFVAAAEHHSFTLAARAMHKTQAAVSMQMRQLEEIADARLFERGARQSMLTGAGEALYAYAKEMISLEDEAWGALRDSARARLRVGAPEIYLPLLAEVLRTFAESRPELCIELVSASTLQLAQRLKDGRLDAAIGVRGRYLDGELLCRQPMRWVSHSSAAEIWLRSPLPVALYEPGSTARTHMLDALQRTGVRHLCVHESNSVTGVLAGVHAGTAVGAVPAQAAVGPVRLLGAFDGLAEIEPLDIIAAAGRDPAPPARRDFLDALATASRHWDITLQ is encoded by the coding sequence ATGGCTCGCAGACCCACCATCGAGCAGCTGCGCATGTTCGTCGCCGCCGCGGAACACCACAGCTTCACGCTGGCCGCGCGCGCGATGCACAAGACGCAGGCGGCCGTCAGCATGCAGATGCGGCAGCTCGAAGAGATCGCCGATGCCAGGCTGTTCGAGCGCGGTGCGCGGCAATCGATGCTGACCGGGGCCGGCGAGGCGCTCTATGCCTATGCCAAGGAAATGATCTCGCTGGAGGACGAGGCCTGGGGCGCGCTGCGCGACAGCGCCCGGGCCCGCCTGCGCGTGGGGGCGCCCGAGATCTACCTGCCGCTGCTGGCCGAGGTGCTGCGGACCTTCGCCGAGAGCCGGCCGGAACTCTGCATCGAACTGGTGTCCGCCTCCACCCTTCAGCTTGCCCAGCGCCTCAAGGACGGCCGCCTCGACGCCGCCATCGGCGTACGCGGCCGCTATCTGGACGGCGAACTGCTGTGCCGCCAGCCGATGCGCTGGGTCTCGCACAGCTCGGCCGCCGAGATCTGGCTGCGCTCGCCGCTGCCGGTGGCGCTCTACGAGCCGGGCAGCACGGCCCGCACCCATATGCTGGACGCGCTGCAGCGGACCGGCGTGCGCCATCTCTGCGTGCATGAAAGCAATTCGGTGACGGGCGTGCTGGCCGGCGTGCATGCCGGCACCGCGGTGGGTGCGGTGCCGGCGCAGGCCGCGGTCGGCCCGGTGCGCCTGCTCGGCGCCTTCGACGGGCTGGCGGAAATCGAGCCGCTCGACATCATCGCCGCGGCGGGGCGGGACCCTGCCCCGCCGGCGCGCCGCGACTTCCTCGACGCGCTGGCCACCGCCTCGCGGCACTGGGACATCACGCTCCAGTAA
- a CDS encoding putative bifunctional diguanylate cyclase/phosphodiesterase, which translates to MQLRCAGETGRCGPACATDNLSLYAFAMEQAGDSIVITEPNGRVIYVNHAFEKLTGYSRAEAVGRSLAILKSGEMGDDFYRELWSVIASGKSFEAIFLNRKKNGSLFSEEKVITPLRDAAGRITHYVSAGRDVTFRLEAERRLRELACYDDLTKLHNRASFFDSLDALLSASSERCQGVTLVLIDLDRFKGINDALGHDIGDQVLVKVAARLAGAVRGSDIVARLGGDEFTIALAGPLTEGDREALLQRISDQVEAPIVLPGMTLYVGASMGVSRFPDDGGDSKALFKQADISLYEAKREGRGRTKHYSPTLKRNAERYHQIYQAIRRAFSAGELWVAYQPMFDLRNGQAVGAEALVRWNSRTLGPVPPTEFLPVVHDLGLGGKLTDFVLERACQDLARTRAELARPFSVSVNMPADELHAHGLSGKLEALLARAGLPAGALKIEITEGALVAQDDGSTAALESLTRAGVDIYIDDFGTGYSNLGYLGHIPLASLKIARQLIAGIRQGASAGKIVRAILHLASALGVGVIAEGVETREELRFLEAEGCQYAQGFALARPMPIGELLHFLKTSGAGEGGAG; encoded by the coding sequence ATGCAGCTCAGGTGTGCCGGTGAAACGGGGCGGTGCGGTCCGGCCTGCGCGACTGATAATCTTTCGCTCTACGCCTTCGCCATGGAGCAGGCGGGCGATTCGATTGTCATTACCGAGCCGAACGGGCGTGTTATCTATGTGAACCACGCCTTCGAGAAGCTGACAGGTTATTCCCGCGCTGAGGCCGTAGGGCGAAGCCTGGCGATATTGAAATCGGGCGAGATGGGCGACGATTTCTACCGGGAATTATGGTCGGTGATTGCCTCCGGTAAATCTTTCGAAGCAATTTTCCTCAACCGCAAGAAGAACGGTTCTCTCTTTTCGGAAGAGAAAGTGATCACGCCGCTGCGTGATGCTGCGGGCCGGATAACCCATTATGTGTCGGCCGGGCGCGACGTCACCTTCCGGCTGGAGGCCGAGCGCCGCCTGCGCGAACTGGCCTGTTACGACGACCTGACCAAGCTGCACAACCGCGCCAGCTTCTTCGACAGTCTCGACGCCCTGCTGTCGGCCAGCAGCGAGCGCTGCCAGGGCGTGACCCTGGTGCTGATCGACCTCGACCGCTTCAAGGGCATCAACGATGCGCTGGGCCACGACATCGGCGACCAGGTGCTGGTCAAGGTGGCGGCGCGCCTGGCCGGCGCGGTGCGGGGCAGCGACATCGTGGCGCGGCTCGGCGGGGACGAATTCACCATCGCGCTGGCCGGGCCGCTTACCGAAGGCGACCGCGAGGCTCTGCTGCAGCGCATCTCCGACCAGGTCGAGGCGCCCATCGTGCTGCCCGGCATGACGCTCTATGTCGGCGCCAGCATGGGCGTCAGCCGTTTTCCCGACGATGGCGGCGACAGCAAGGCCCTGTTCAAGCAGGCCGACATCTCGCTCTACGAAGCCAAGCGGGAAGGGCGCGGCCGCACCAAGCACTACTCGCCCACGCTCAAGCGCAACGCCGAGCGTTACCACCAGATCTACCAGGCGATCCGGCGCGCCTTCAGCGCCGGCGAGCTGTGGGTGGCCTACCAGCCGATGTTCGACCTGCGCAACGGGCAGGCGGTCGGAGCGGAAGCGCTGGTGCGCTGGAATTCCCGCACGCTCGGTCCGGTGCCGCCGACCGAGTTCCTGCCGGTGGTGCACGATCTCGGGCTCGGCGGCAAGCTGACCGATTTCGTGCTCGAACGCGCTTGCCAGGACCTTGCACGCACCCGTGCCGAGCTGGCCCGGCCGTTCAGCGTGTCGGTCAATATGCCGGCCGACGAACTGCATGCGCATGGTCTCAGCGGCAAGCTGGAAGCCCTGCTGGCACGCGCCGGCCTGCCCGCGGGCGCGCTCAAGATCGAGATCACCGAAGGCGCGCTGGTGGCGCAGGACGACGGCTCCACCGCGGCGCTCGAAAGCCTGACGCGCGCCGGCGTGGACATCTATATCGACGATTTCGGCACCGGCTACTCGAACCTGGGCTACCTCGGGCATATCCCGCTCGCCTCGCTGAAGATCGCGCGCCAGTTGATCGCCGGCATCCGCCAGGGCGCGTCCGCGGGCAAGATCGTACGCGCCATCCTGCACCTGGCCTCGGCGCTGGGCGTGGGCGTGATCGCCGAGGGCGTGGAGACGCGCGAGGAACTGCGTTTCCTCGAGGCCGAGGGCTGCCAGTACGCGCAGGGCTTCGCGCTGGCGCGGCCGATGCCGATCGGCGAGCTGCTGCATTTCCTGAAGACGAGCGGCGCGGGCGAAGGCGGGGCCGGCTAG